From Candidatus Dormiibacterota bacterium:
CATGAAGATTACCGACGGGCTCTTCCACCGTACGTTTGAAGAGATTGCGCTGCAGTATCCGGAGATCGAGCACGAGCATTGGATCGTCGATATCGGTGCGGCGAAACTCGCGGATACGCCCGAGGTGTTCGATGTAATCGTGATGCCGAATCTCTACGGGGACGTCCTCTCGGACGTCGCCGCGCAGATCACGGGTTCGGTGGGCCTGGCCGGCTCGGCAAATATCGGCGACCACTGTTCGATGTTCGAGGCGATTCATGGGTCGGCGCCGCGTCGCGCCGGGCAGAATTTGGCCAACCCATCGGGACTCTTACATGGCGCGATCCTGATGCTGGTGCACATCGGTCAGGGCGACGTCGCTGAGAGAGTTCACAACGCTTGGCTGAAAACGATCGAAGACGGCATTCACACCTACGACATTTACACGGACGGCATTTCACGCGAGCGCGTCGGCACCAAGGAATTCGGCGATGCCGTTATCGCGCGATTGGGGCAGAAGCCCGCGCATCTCAAACCGGTCGAATATGCGGCCGAACTGCAGATGGATCTCTCGATTCGCCCAGCCGGCACGCCGCCGATCAAGGAGCGCGTCGGCGTCGACGTGTTCATCGACCAGCGCGACGGAAATCCCGACGAGATCGGCGAGCGCATGTCGAAACTCAACATCCCCGGCACGAAGCTGACGGTGATCAGTAACCGCGGCACCAAGGTATGGCCGAACGGCAATCCCGATACGTTTTGGAGCGATCATTGGTCGTGCCGTTTCGAAGCAGATGGGGCTCGCTTTACCGCGCAGCACATGGCCGACATCATCGCTGCTGCGGAACGCGTCGGATTCGACGTAATCAAAACCGAAGGACTGTTCACCTTCAACGGACAGCCCGGCTTCTCGCTCGCACAAGGGCAGTAGCGGCCTTCGTTTCTTGCAAGAACTCGAGAGCCGGACGGCGCAATCGGCAGCGATGCGGATCGTCAGCCTGCTCCCGAGTTCCACCGAGATCCTTTTCGGCATCGGCGCCGGGCCACAGGTTATCGGCGTCACCCACGAATGTGATTTCCCGGCGGCGTGC
This genomic window contains:
- a CDS encoding NADP-dependent isocitrate dehydrogenase, encoding MTTTASAKKVPITVAHGDGIGPEIMDATLRIITAAGARLDVETIEIGESVYNRGLSNGIEPSSWESLRRTKVFLKAPITTPQGGGFKSLNVTVRKTLGMYANVRPCSSLHPYVATKHPNMDIVIVRENEEDVYGGIEHRQTNQVAQCLKLISRPGSKRIIRYAFEYARANKRRKVTCFTKDNIMKITDGLFHRTFEEIALQYPEIEHEHWIVDIGAAKLADTPEVFDVIVMPNLYGDVLSDVAAQITGSVGLAGSANIGDHCSMFEAIHGSAPRRAGQNLANPSGLLHGAILMLVHIGQGDVAERVHNAWLKTIEDGIHTYDIYTDGISRERVGTKEFGDAVIARLGQKPAHLKPVEYAAELQMDLSIRPAGTPPIKERVGVDVFIDQRDGNPDEIGERMSKLNIPGTKLTVISNRGTKVWPNGNPDTFWSDHWSCRFEADGARFTAQHMADIIAAAERVGFDVIKTEGLFTFNGQPGFSLAQGQ